A single Lolium perenne isolate Kyuss_39 chromosome 6, Kyuss_2.0, whole genome shotgun sequence DNA region contains:
- the LOC127310584 gene encoding histone H4-like, with the protein MSGRGKGGKGLGKVGAKRHRKVLLDNIQGITKPAIRRLARRGGVKRFSGLIYDYEETRAVLKIFLESLENVIRDAVTYTEHAGRKTVTTMAVVHALKRQGRNLYGFGG; encoded by the coding sequence ATGTCGGgccgcggcaagggaggcaaggggctGGGCAAGGTCGGCGCCAAGCGCCACCGGAAGGTGCTCCTGGACAACATCCAGGGCATCACCAAGCCGGCCATCCGCCGCCTGGCGCGCCGCGGCGGCGTCAAGCGCTTCTCGGGCCTCATCTACGACTACGAGGAGACCCGCGCCGTGCTCAAGATCTTCCTCGAGagcctcgagaacgtcatccgcgacGCCGTCACCTACACCGAGCACGCAGGACGCAAGACAGTCACCACCATGGCCGTCGTCCACGCGCTCAAGCGGCAGGGACGCAACCTGTACGGATTCGGCGGCTAG
- the LOC127308308 gene encoding berberine bridge enzyme-like Cyn d 4: MAKPKRLLSFLLSCFSWYLISVPSPHYPGEFIQCLREKLPSELVYEQSSSSFTDVLASSIKNPRFFTNATARPLCIVTPTDARHAQAAVLCGRRHGVRLRVRSGGHDYEGLSYRSALPDEVFGVLDLASLRSVSVNHPESTAWVESGATLGELYYAIAKNNSRVAFPAGECPTVGVGGQFSGGGIGMMMRKYGLSIDNVLDARMVNANGDLLDRDGMGEDLFWAIRGGGGESFGVVLSWKIQLVQVPPTVTVFSIGKTLDQGAIDILTTWQVVGPSLPDDLTIRVKVQGQEALFLAVYLGTCSSLVATMSRRFPELGMTSADCRSMTWLESAALSFTTLDNIGTPEEVLLNRTGSMSFSFKVKSDYVRRPIPKAAWKDVFSWFEMSGSGYIMLEPHGGFMDSVPADATPYPHRNGVLYVIQYLVFWQGDGGTAAPADWLDDFYDFMEQHVSKNPRRAYVNFRDLDIGQNVVVDDVNTLDGGEVWGERYFMSNYRRLATVKGAVDPTDYFRNEQSIPPLL, from the coding sequence ATGGCTAAGCCCAAACGCCTACTCTCGTTCCTACTGAGCTGCTTCTCATGGTACCTGATCTCGGTCCCTTCCCCACATTACCCCGGCGAGTTCATCCAATGCCTAAGGGAGAAGCTCCCTAGCGAGCTCGTctacgagcagagctccagcagcTTCACCGACGTGCTGGCCTCCTCCATCAAGAACCCCAGGTTCTTCACCAACGCCACGGCGAGGCCGCTCTGCATCGTGACGCCGACCGACGCCCGCCACGCCCAGGCCGCCGTGCTCTGCGGCCGCCGGCACGGCGTGCGCCTCCGCGTGCGTAGCGGCGGCCACGACTACGAGGGCCTGTCCTACCGGTCGGCACTGCCCGATGAGGTGTTCGGGGTGCTCGACCTTGCCAGCCTCCGCTCCGTTAGCGTCAACCATCCCGAGTCCACGGCTTGGGTTGAATCCGGCGCGACCCTCGGGGAGCTCTACTACGCCATCGCGAAGAACAACTCGCGCGTCGCGTTCCCGGCCGGCGAGTGCCCGACCGTCGGCGTGGGTGGCCAGTTCAGCGGCGGAGGCATCGGCATGATGATGCGCAAGTATGGCCTCTCCATCGACAATGTCCTGGACGCCAGGATGGTCAACGCCAACGGGGATCTCCTGGACAGGGACGGCATGGGGGAGGACCTCTTCTGGGCCATCCGAGGCGGTGGCGGAGAGAGCTTCGGCGTCGTGCTCTCGTGGAAGATCCAGCTCGTGCAGGTCCCGCCGACGGTGACCGTGTTCAGCATCGGGAAGACGCTTGACCAGGGCGCCATCGACATCCTCACCACATGGCAAGTTGTGGGGCCATCACTCCCTGACGACCTCACCATCAGGGTCAAAGTGCAGGGGCAGGAAGCCCTGTTCCTGGCCGTGTACCTCGGCACGTGCAGCTCGCTCGTGGCCACGATGAGCCGCCGGTTCCCGGAGCTCGGCATGACGAGCGCCGACTGCCGGTCCATGACCTGGCTCGAGTCCGCGGCATTGTCCTTCACCACGTTGGACAACATCGGCACGCCGGAGGAGGTGCTCCTGAACAGGACCGGTAGCATGAGCTTCTCCTTCAAGGTCAAGTCTGACTACGTCCGGCGGCCCATCCCCAAGGCCGCGTGGAAGGACGTCTTCTCCTGGTTCGAGATGAGCGGCTCCGGGTACATCATGCTGGAGCCCCACGGCGGGTTCATGGACAGCGTCCCCGCCGACGCGACGCCGTACCCGCACCGGAACGGCGTGCTCTACGTCATCCAGTACCTCGTGTTCTGGCAGGgcgatggcggcacggcggcgccGGCGGACTGGCTGGACGACTTCTACGACTTCATGGAGCAGCACGTGAGCAAGAACCCGAGGCGGGCGTACGTCAACTTCCGGGACCTGGACATCGGCCAGAACGTGGTGGTGGACGACGTGAACAcgctcgacggcggcgaggtctgGGGCGAGCGGTACTTCATGAGCAACTACCGCAGGCTGGCGACGGTGAAAGGAGCAGTGGATCCGACCGACTACTTCAGAAACGAGCAGAGCATCCCGCCGTTGCTCTAG